From Podospora bellae-mahoneyi strain CBS 112042 chromosome 3, whole genome shotgun sequence, the proteins below share one genomic window:
- the ADK1 gene encoding adenylate kinase (EggNog:ENOG503NV5B; COG:F), which yields MGYIDDEVKRLQGVIANLEGRVQALETKQFGPSSQNKTVEEVRAILIGPPGAGKGTQAPRLKEKFNCCHLATGDMLRSQVAKKTPLGQAAKKIMDAGGLVSDEIVIGMIKEELDNNKECKGGFILDGFPRTVPQAEGLDKMLHERNQTLQHAVELKIDDELLVARITGRLVHPASGRSYHVKFNPPKKEMTDDITGEPLIQRSDDNADALKKRLETYHKQTTPVVNYYQKTGIWKAIDASQEPGQVWKSLLAIFDGDKSKASKAGSTILSKLTHSS from the exons TTGCCAACCTGGAGGGCAGAGTCCAGGCTCTCGAGACCAAGCAGTTTGGTCCCAGCTCCCAGAATAAgactgtcgaggaggtccGCGCCATTCTAATCGGTCCTCCCGGTGCTG GCAAGGGAACACAAGCGCCCAGACTTAAGGAGAAGTTCAACTGCTGCCATCTT GCCACCGGTGACATGCTCCGGTCCCAGGTTGCTAAGAAGACCCCCCTCGGCCAAGCGGCTAAGAAGATCATGGATGCCGGCGGTCTCGTCTCTGACGAGATTGTCATTGGCatgatcaaggaggagctcgacaacaacaaggagTGCAAGGGCGG CTTCATCCTTGACGGTTTCCCCCGCACCGTCCCCCAGGCCGAGGGTCTCGACAAGATGCTCCACGAGCGCAACCAGACCCTCCAGCACGCCGTCGAGCTCAAGATTGACGACGAGCTCCTCGTAGCGCGCATCACCGGCCGTCTGGTCCACCCCGCCTCGGGCCGCAGCTACCACGTCAAGTTCAACCCtcccaagaaggagatgacCGACGACATCACGGGGGAGCCATTGATCCAACGCTCTGACGACAACGCCGACGCTCTCAAGAAGCGCCTCGAGACCTACCACAAGCAGACCACCCCTGTGGTCAACTACTACCAGAAGACGGGCATCTGGAAGGCCATTGACGCCTCCCAGGAGCCCGGCCAGGTCTGGAAGAGCCTGCTCGCCATCTTTGACGGCGACAAGTCCAAGGCTAGCAAGGCTGGCAGCACCATCCTCAGCAAGCTCACCCACAGCTCTTAG
- the PET8 gene encoding S-adenosylmethionine transporter (BUSCO:EOG09263EDC; COG:C; EggNog:ENOG503NUA8), with amino-acid sequence MSEPPPPPFNTALLSGALAGTTVDLLLFPLDTLKTRLQSPTGFFSSGGFRGIYRGIGSCLVGSAPGAAFFFSTYEHTKSFLSHNFPPLPTSPNQTTTPAYHHMLSASLGEIAACAVRVPTEVVKQRAQAGHHNGSSAQAFRHIIAQYSTIGLPGVWKELYRGWTITIIREVPFTVLQFPLWEGLKSWGRARKQRTGRGLFESALYGSVAGGFAAAVTTPLDVLKTRVMLSTEKQSMFKVMTDILRENGIRPFFAGIGPRVMWISIGGAIFLGSYQWAVNTLSVGGEKKRGKESVL; translated from the exons ATGTCAGaaccccccccaccccccttcaacaccgccctcctctcgGGCGCCCTAGCCGGCACAACagtcgacctcctcctcttccccctcgacaccctcaaAACCCGCCTCCAATCCCCCACCGGCTTCTTTTCCTCAGGCGGCTTCCGCGGCATCTACCGCGGCATCGGCTCCTGCCTCGTCGGCTCCGCCCCCGGagcagccttctttttctccacCTACGAGCACACCaaatccttcctctcccacaacttcccccccttgcccacctctccaaaccaaacaaccaccccagccTACCACCACATgctctccgcctccctcggcGAAATCGCCGCCTGCGCCGTCCGCGTCCCCACCGAAGTAGTAAAACAACGCGCCCAGGCCGGCCACCACAACGGGTCTTCCGCCCAAGCCTTCCGGCACATCATTGCACAATACAGCACCATCGGTCTTCCCGGTGTGTGGAAGGAGCTCTACAGAGGCTGGACAATAACAATCATCCGCGAGGTCCCTTTTACCGTGCTCCAATTCCCGCTATGGGAAGGTCTCAAGTCGTGGGGCCGCGCGAGGAAACAACGCACCGGGAGGGGACTCTTTG AGTCGGCGCTCTACGGTTCGGTGGCTGGCGGGTTCGCCGCCGCGGTGACAACACCGCTTGATGTCCTCAAGACGAGAGTCATGCTCTCGACTGAAAAACAAAGCATGTTCAAAGTCATGACCGATATCCTGAGAGAAAACGGGATACGTCCCTTCTTTGCAGGGATAGGCCCGAGGGTGATGTGGATCAGCATAGGGGGCGCGATATTCTTGGGGAGTTACCAGTGGGCGGTGAATACGCTTTCTGTagggggagagaagaagagggggaaagaGAGTGTCTTATAA
- a CDS encoding hypothetical protein (EggNog:ENOG503NV5F; COG:S), producing the protein MSKKARQRISYVLEHPNSSPGGHRLGVNGLAIDQTNSILYSGGRDGVLCAWDLNRDLVAPQTSHSAMIDETMSASTSKRATTFRAQTQAHTHWVNDITLAEKHTAVVSGSSDLFVKLWRPLAETPADPVTIGQHADYVKCVATPTADTNWVASGGLDRKINFWDLAGGGNILEIDARGEEVAEKGSIYAMGVTHNVVANGGPESTVRLWDPKTGKRITKFVGHTDMIRSILISENGDLIMSASSDQTVKVWSVTAGRCMHTLTMHDSSVWALFSDDPSLHTFYSADRSGLVVKTDVRGTNGEFDNGLSLAVAQENDGVTRVVAWGDSIWTSTSRASINRWKNVDSSDHTQLPEAFRAHRASLATIRSRDGSLSSTMVPPVSGAESPYKPRHKRNISEKSILRISNTAPLPFTLGSGNMDENSVSPGSQVPEPAFNMVELPEPIQHEPEETIAGQFGLVKHRLLNDRRRVLTLDTAGEVLLWDLIQCRPIQEFGKHHLETIVPQVNTKEAVAPWCSIDTSSGNLAVVLEPYNCFDAEMYADELGSVENTEFREDQRINLGKWVLRYLFANLIDEEIRRDEAFRHKLNEEVLKKTAGGGRMLPPLAISIPGPAGWQFSEPSSSATPKATGMNYPPMTPGMAIGLATPGSPMAPFIDGGFTTPLSPLEKRTSQVSRPSQEREDYFADAIQTPGLDQSNRLAQTPATEVPPTPGPEQPAKTPSATETNGKEKEKDAKDKEKDGGKTPSTPFGGMKKFRMGGFSMKLGRSASTPQAEKPAALDEKAEESGSNGSQHEREFDDNLGGVVQKIKAEYEEELVDNPGRIVETKITPSLPNDTPVLKLPPGTKVIIQEETSGGSAEVYRGTVGSVGTDADEIEQKGPKWLGECLLQNVLPVKDAVKVSFVLFPYKGELPELVAAPDGNNRLNANRMLRVKKILGYVAERIDREWKEEVERVEREGGEVGEGVMRPEEYLELWCNEQMLPNKMTLATLRTHVWRGGNDIVLHYRANGRKEIKLTEQVAEMVKEEEQAGKKNEEVGTPGV; encoded by the exons ATGTCCAAAAAGGCCCGCCAGAGAATCAGCTATG TCCTCGAACACCCCAACTCCTCTCCTGGCGGCCATAGACTCGGCGTGAACGGCCTTGCCATCGACCAGACAAACAGCATCCT ATACTCCGGCGGCCGCGATGGTGTCCTCTGCGCCTGGGATCTCAACCGAGATCTCGTTGCCCCCCAGACCTCCCACTCCGCCATGATCGACGAGACGATGAGCGCCAGCACATCCAAACGGGCAACCACATTTCGAGCACAAACACAGGCGCATACCCACTGGGTCAACGACATTACGCTCGCCGAGAAGCATACAGCCGTTGTATCCGGCTCCTCGGATCTGTTTGTCAAGCTGTGGCGTCCACTAGCCGAAACACCGGCCGACCCGGTGACCATCGGCCAGCATGCCGATTATGTCAAATGCGTCGCGACACCAACAGCAGACACAAACTGGGTAGCCTCGGGCGGCCTCGACCGCAAGATCAACTTTTGGGACCTGGCAGGAGGCGGAAACATCCTCGAGATTGACGCCCGAGGTGAAGAGGTGGCTGAGAAGGGCAGCATCTATGCCATGGGGGTAACACACAACGTTGTCGCCAACGGCGGACCTGAGTCGACAGTACGGTTGTGGGATCCAAAAACTGGTAAACGTATCACCAAGTTTGTTGGTCATACGGATATGATCAGGTCGATTCTGATCAGTGAGAATGGGGACTTGATCATGTCTGCTAGTTCTGATCAGACGGTCAAGGTGTGGAGCGTCACGGCGGGAAGGTGTATGCATACACTTACCATGCATGACAGCAGTGTTTGGGCGCTGTTCTCGGATGACCCTTCGCTGCACACCTTTTACAGCGCTGAcaggtcggggttggtggtcaaGACGGATGTCAGGGGTACGAATGGGGAGTTTGACAACGGGCTGTCGCTAGCTGTCGCTCAAGAAAACGATGGCGTCACGAGAGTAGTGGCCTGGGGAGACAGCATCTGGACATCAACCAGCAGGGCATCGATCAATAGATGGAAGAATGTGGACTCGAGTGATCATACGCAACTACCAGAGGCGTTCCGGGCACATCGGGCATCGTTGGCCACGATTAGGAGTCGGGACGGATCTTTGTCGTCGACTATGGTGCCGCCTGTGTCTGGAGCTGAATCCCCGTACAAGCCCCGGCATAAGCGGAACATTTCGGAGAAGTCCATTTTGAGAATCTCGAACACGGCTCCTCTTCCGTTTACGTTGGGTAGCGGTAACATGGATGAGAACTCGGTCAGTCCAGGCTCACAGGTTCCCGAGCCGGCGTTCAACATGGTGGAGCTCCCTGAGCCAATACAGCATGAACCAGAGGAGACCATAGCGGGCCAGTTTGGGCTGGTGAAGCACAGGTTGTTGAATGATCGGAGACGAGTGCTGACCCTGGATACTGCTGGTGAGGTCTTGTTGTGGGATTTGATTCAG TGCCGACCGATTCAAGAGTTTGGAAAGCATCACCTTGAGACCATCGTGCCACAGGTTAACACTAAGGAGGCCGTGGCGCCGTGGTGCTCGATTGACACCAGCTCGGGCAATCTTGCTGTTGTGTTGGAACCTTACAATTGCTTTGATGCAGAGATGTACGCTGATGAGTTGGGCTCTGTGGAAAATACGGAGTTTAGAGAAGACCAGAGGA TCAACCTTGGGAAATGGGTCCTCAGATATCTCTTTGCCAACCTCATCGACGAAGAAATCCGCCGTGACGAGGCCTTCAGACACAAGCTCAACGAAGAGGTGCTCAAAAAGACGGCAGGCGGCGGTAGGATGCTGCCTCCACTGGCGATTAGTATTCCAGGACCAGCAGGATGGCAGTTTTCTGAACCCTCGTCGTCAGCTACACCGAAGGCTACTGGCATGAACTACCCACCCATGACTCCTGGGATGGCCATCGGCCTTGCTACCCCCGGTTCACCAATGGCTCCTTTCATAGATGGAGGCTTCACCACACCACTCAGCCCACTTGAGAAGAGAACTTCCCAAGTCAGCAGACCCTCACAAGAACGCGAAGACTATTTCGCCGATGCGATACAAACGCCGGGATTAGATCAGAGCAACAGACTAGCCCAAACTCCCGCGACCGAGGTGCCCCCTACCCCCGGCCCTGAGCAACCAGCCAAGACACCAAGTGCTACTGAAACCAATggcaaagaaaaggagaaggatgccaaagacaaggaaaaggacGGTGGGAAGACTCCCAGCACGCCGTTTGGTGGAATGAAGAAGTTCCGAATGGGCGGGTTCAGCATGAAGCTGGGTCGCTCGGCATCTACACCCCAAGCAGAGAAACCTGCCGCCTTGGacgagaaggccgaggagtCAGGGTCGAATGGCAGCCAACACGAAAGGGAATTTGATGACAACCTTGGGGGCGTCGTTCAGAAGATTAAAGCGGAATACGAAGAAGAGCTTGTTGACAACCCAGGCCGGATTGTCGAAACGAAAATCACGCCATCTTTACCGAATGATACTCCGGTTCTTAAACTCCCACCTGGGACAAAAGTCATTATACAGGAAGAAACTTCTGGCGGCTCGGCGGAAGTTTATCGTGGGACGGTGGGAAGTGTGGGTACTGACGCGGATGAGATTGAACAGAAAGGACCGAAGTGGCTCGGTGAGTGTTTGCTGCAGAATGTTCTCCCGGTCAAGGACGCGGTGAAGGTCAGCTTTGTGCTGTTTCCGTACAAGGGGGAGCTGCCTGAGCTGGTGGCGGCGCCGGATGGGAATAATAGGCTCAATGCGAATAGGATGctgagggtgaagaagatttTGGGGTATGTGGCTGAGAGGATTGATcgggagtggaaggaggaggtggagagggtggaacgtgaggggggggaggttggggagggggtgatgaggccGGAGGAGTATTTGGAGTTGTGGTGTAACGAACAG ATGCTACCGAATAAGATGACACTTGCGACGCTGAGGACGCatgtttggaggggggggaatgATATTGTTCTTCATTATAGGGCGaatgggaggaaggagattaAGTTGACGGAGCAGGTGGCGGAgatggtgaaggaggaggagcaggcggggaagaagaatgaggaggttgggacGCCTGGTGTTTAA
- a CDS encoding hypothetical protein (BUSCO:EOG09262PZ9; COG:C; EggNog:ENOG503NVEN), with protein MKVSDVVSKLEVEMAESQNQRDKRVEDLWQKLDPAGHGELDYKGLQKGLQKIDHPMKNAEHMLKEIIKAVDSNGDGKIQYEEFRTFVETAEKQLSLLFKAIDRDQDGRLDKKELQTAFRRAGLSVPSRRLANFFDEIDMNNDGFISFDEWRDFLLFMPTHHHNSPLEAVLSFYSSIVTVNAEGDSLVSDDTLEGLGTTGFLFQALFGSLLRIVNPEGTAIKYTQRPSPETTVVAEPEVPASPHAPQHYHKPQSRSQLESQLHHQKQHLTPDHENEPGSDMALSSAAVGVRYGGAASSAQQMIMPSTTNQPMPYYESYEDGPEDISVMAEEVSEEVQTKLTDLLPEPGYFLAGAVSGGVSRTATAPLDRLKVYLLVNTKNVDNPVLTAAKSGRPFAALRNAGGPIIDAMVTLWKTGGFRTFFAGNGLNVVKIMPESAIRFGSYEASKRFLAAYEGHDDPTQISTVSKFIAGGIGGMTAQFCVYPVDTLKFRLQCETVQGGLQGNALLFKTAKTMWADGGLRAAYRGLGLGLIGMFPYSAIDIGTFEFLKKKYIKTMAKYYGIHEEDAKIGNVATAVLGASSGALGATMVYPLNVLRTRLQTQGTAMHPPTYTGIVDVATRTVKNEGVRGLYKGLTPNILKVAPALSITWVCYENMKKLLKLN; from the exons ATGAAGGTTTCTGATGTTGTTTCGAAACTGGAGGTAGAGATGGCGGAGTCGCAGAACCAGCGCGACAAGCGCGTGGAGGACCTATGGCAGAAGCTCGATCCCGCTGGACACGGGGAGCTTGACTACAAGGGGCTGCAAAAGGGGTTACAGAAGATAGACCACC CCATGAAAAACGCCGAGCATATGCTCAAAGAGATCATCAAGGCCGTAGACTCGAATGGGGATGGAAAGATTCAGTATGAAG AATTTCGAACTTTCGTCGAGACGGCGGAAAAGCAGCTTAGTCTGCTTTTCAAGGCTATCGATCGCGATCAGGACGGCCGGCTCGACAAGAAGGAGCTGCAGACGGCCTTTCGGCGTGCCGGCCTGTCAGTGCcctcgaggaggttggccaACTTTTTTGACGAAATAGACATGAACAACGACGGGTTCATCAGTTTTGACGAGTGGAG AGACTTTCTTCTGTTCAtgcccacccaccaccacaactccCCGCTCGAGGCTGTTTTATCGTTTTACTCTTCGATCGTTACCGTCAATGCAGAGGGAGACTCGCTGGTTAGTGATGACACTTTAGAGGGTTTAGGTACGACGGGATTCCTCTTTCAAGCTCTCTTTGGTTCACTTTTGAGGATTGTCAACCCCGAGGGAACCGCCATCAAGTACACACAGAGGCCTTCGCCAGAGACGACGGTCGTCGCCGAACCTGAAGTGCCTGCTTCACCACACGCCCCGCAACACTACCACAAACCGCAATCTCGCTCACAGTTAGAGTCGCAATTACACCACCAGAAACAACATCTAACCCCCGATCACGAGAACGAGCCAGGATCCGATATGGCTCTCTCATCCGCTGCAGTTGGCGTTCGCTACGGCGGCGCTGCCAGCTCGGCTCAGCAAATGATCATGCCgagcaccaccaaccagccaATGCCATATTACGAGTCTTACGAGGACGGGCCCGAGGATATTTCTGTCATGGCCGAAGAGGTCTCAGAGGAGGTGCAAACGAAACTGACAGATTTACTACCTGAACCAGGTTACTTCCTCGCTGGCGCCGTCTCTGGTGGTGTCTCACGAACAGCTACCGCTCCTCTGGACCGCTTGAAGGTCTATCTCCTCGTGAACACAAAGAATGTCGATAATCCGGTACTCACTGCCGCCAAGAGCGGCCGGCCGTTTGCTGCCTTGCGAAATGCTGGTGGCCCGATCATCGACGCGATGGTAACCTTGTGGAAAACAGGTGGCTTCCGCACCTTCTTTGCAG GAAACGGTTTGAATGTTGTCAAAATCATGCCGGAGTCTGCCATTCGG TTTGGTTCGTATGAAGCGTCTAAGCGCTTTTTGGCAGCCTACGAAGGCCATGACGACCCGACTCAGATCAGCACCGTATCCAAATTCATTGCTGGTGGCATTGGCGGCATGACAGCCCAGTTCTGCGTCTACCCTGTCGATACTCTCAAGTTCAGGCTCCAATGTGAGACAGTTCAGGGCGGCTTGCAGGGCAATGCTCTGCTCTTCAAAACGGCCAAGACAATGTGGGCGGACGGCGGACTTCGCGCAGCGTACCGTGGCCTCGGGCTAGGTCTCATCGGCATGTTTCCGTACAGCGCCATCGATATCGGCACATTCGAGTTTTTGAAGAAGAAGTACATCAAGACCATGGCCAAATACTATGGAATCCATGAGGAGGACGCCAAGATCGGAAACGTTGCCACTGCTGTTCTTGGAGCGTCTTCCGGAGCCCTTGGCGCGACTATGGTGTACCCTCTGAACGTTCTTCGCACCCGATTGCAAACCCAGGGAACAGCCATGCACCCGCCGACTTACACAGGCATCGTCGACGTCGCCACGAGGACAGTCAAGAATGAAGGGGTTCGCGGATTGTACAAGGGCTTGACGCCCAACATCCTCAAGGTGGCCCCCGCGCTCAGCATCACTTGGGTGTGCTACGAAAACATGAAGAAGCTCTTGAAGCTTAATTAG
- a CDS encoding hypothetical protein (EggNog:ENOG503P4DF) — protein sequence MPFSDNLYSAVDDESDFEPIDDILSQQGRELSQSAHRPPQFGHARASTDDDDDDDEGLDADALSPVDGYFGSSNDTSSDKSAVATSSNVPHVPNVWVEDPSLTTAASKAREAELERRVSGVAREDYSVGGLTSSGYNSSAYTGSSRAHGYSGSFSRPGTYTQSSSPSSSSAGPSVLSTRSYTPYPHRAAYQGESSRLVPQDAPPAYTPSPTSPQSLQGGHDASRNYSTFSAPTGTMGRLGETQGLLGHEPESMRDSGNGGSGEDSPRWRERIENRISSFDRSYCKFAFLVVGLVLLSTGFLTTLINSVRDERPHLHPPPKMTYPDLDNKLPWQDGSSCGTDRITRDPESFDVLFSSDKPLTIIQNNSHNNDHHSYKPIQIHGSVIFRQTDADHPDPKLVVETTVNNDLIAASITWEETSQKLVVTIPNVLLSDDTNDQTTPWPCIHLTATVWTPPSSSLLTLSVKTTVLSILLVDNLSLSIAESASLSSTVGSIVSDTAGSGSQSLTLSPSFKFISPLIETTTTSAPISGSWPLYNYLSFESTAGNIKVTILPQPDLDPSHPKPAILNVKSSSGTVELTEPIDAAKEAYELAQVLTAEGAGYLLAGKAEEVIPVRDYRVDVHTTSGKIKAKLAVTDGARFRSTSGGMDIDVLLVLDGGVYNPEGRKVDLETSSTSGNVGVRVGEVMWVGRDKENKLDVVRGRHGSTSGNVRVNYPKSWEGEVSLGTLSGKLKVGGEGVRVVKGGEGGWPGVRKNLVARKGKGEGEGGSKVEGRSTSGDVWVWIGDL from the exons atgCCGTTCTCAGACAACTTGTACTCGGCGGTGGATGATGAATCGGATTTTGAACCAATTGACGACATTCTGAGTCAACAGGGCCGTGAACTGTCTCAATCGGCACATCGGCCCCCTCAATTTGGCCATGCACGGGCCagcaccgacgacgacgacgacgacgacgaggggCTCGATGCTGACGCCCTGTCTCCTGTCGATGGTTACTTTGGGTCATCAAATGATACCTCATCCGACAAGTCTGCTGTTGCGACATCATCCAACGTGCCGCATGTGCCGAATGTCTGGGTTGAGGACCCGAGCCTCACCACCGCGGCCAGCAAGGCACGGGAGGCCGAGTTGGAGAGACGAGTGTCAGGGGTTGCGAGGGAGGACTACTCGGTTGGGGGGCTGACGAGTTCTGGGTACAACTCGTCTGCGTATACTGGGTCCTCTCGAGCTCATGGATATAGTGGTTCGTTTTCGAGGCCGGGTACGTACACCCAatcctcgtcgccatcatcatcatctgctgGACCATCGGTTCTGTCTACGAGATCATATACGCCATACCCACACAGAGCTGCGTACCAGGGTGAGAGTTCGAGACTGGTACCGCAAGACGCCCCGCCGGCTTATACACCTTCACCCACGTCGCCTCAGAGTTTGCAAGGTGGGCACGACGCTTCCAGGAATTACAGTACATTCTCGGCACCGACTGGTACAATGGGACGCTTGGGGGAGACTCAGGGGCTCTTGGGCCATGAGCCTGAAAGCATGAGAGACTCTGGCAATGGTGGTTCTGGTGAAGACAGCCCCCGATGGAGGGAACGAATTGAAAACAGGATATCGTCATTTGACAGGAGTTATTGCAAGTTTGCGTTTCttgtggtggggttggtctTGCTGTCTACCGGGTTCCTCACCACTCTCATCAATAGCGTGAGAGACGAG CGACCACacctccacccaccacccaagatgACCTACCCCGATCTCGACAACAAACTCCCCTGGCAGGACGGCTCCTCCTGCGGGACGGACCGTATCACGCGTGATCCCGAGTCGTTTGACGTCTTGTTTTCGTCCGACAAGCCCCTGACCATCATCCAAAACAATTCCCACAACAACGACCACCACTCTTACAAACCCATCCAGATCCACGGTTCGGTTATTTTCCGACAGACTGACGCTGACCACCCTGACCcgaagctggtggtggaaacAACAGTCAACAACGACCTCATCGCTGCTTCCATCACCTGGGAGGAGACCTCCCAAAAGCTGGTCGTCACCATTCCTAATGTTTTGCTTTCTGACGACACCAACGACCAAACCACACCCTGGCCATGCATCCACCTAACCGCCACGGTTTGgacccccccctcctcgtcgctgtTGACCCTCTCAGTCAAAACAACTGTTTTGTCTATCCTTTTGGTTGATAACCTGTCTTTGAGCATCGCAGAGTCGGCCAGCCTGTCCTCCACTGTTGGGTCTATTGTTTCTGATACTGCCGGCTCGGGGTCTCAGTCCCTAACCCTTTCCCCGTCATTCAAgttcatctcccccctcatagaaaccaccaccacctcagccCCGATATCCGGCTCCTGGCCGCTGTACAACTACCTCTCCTTCGAGTCCACAGCAGGTAACATCAAagtcaccatcctcccccagccaGACCTCGACCCCTCACACCCCAAACCTGCCATCCTCAATGTGAAGTCCTCCTCCGGAACGGTGGAACTTACCGAGCCGATCGACGCCGCGAAGGAGGCGTATGAATTGGCACAGGTCCTGACGGCAGAAGGGGCCGGTTACCTTCTTGCCGGGAAGGCAGAAGAGGTTATCCCAGTGAGGGATTACAGGGTTGATGTCCACACCACGTCTGGGAAAATCAAGGCTAAACTTGCCGTGACGGACGGGGCGAGGTTCAGGAGTACCTCTGGGGGGATGGATATTGATGTTttgctggtgctggatgGGGGGGTGTATAACCCCGAGGGAAGAAAGGTTGATTTGGAGACGTCAAGCACGAGTGGGAATGTTGGGGTTAGGGTCGGGGAGGTGatgtgggttgggagggatAAGGAAAACAAGTTGGATGTGGTTCGGGGGAGGCACGGGAGCACCAGTGGGAATGTGAGGGTTAATTACCCGaagagttgggagggggaggtgagttTGGGGACTTTGAGTGGGAAGTtgaaggttgggggggagggggtgagggttgtaaaagggggcgagggggggtggccgggggtgaggaagaatTTGGTTGctaggaaggggaagggggagggggagggggggagtaaggttgaggggaggagtacgagtggtgatgtttggGTTTGGATTGGGGATTTGtga
- the MSN5_3 gene encoding karyopherin (COG:U; COG:Y; EggNog:ENOG503NUW4): MHLPTHLPLHSSSNLRHRPPAPTVSNRHPSQTFLELCSSCLTRHESLPEDTEDPTYVLLLEETVPPPSLAGDNNAEKFRLVVDFFSNL, from the coding sequence ATGCACCTGCCCACCCACCTACCTCTACACTCGTCTTCTAATCTAAGACACCGCCCTCCAGCTCCGACGGTCTCGAATAGACATCCTTCCCAGACCTTTCTCGAGTTGTGCAGCAGTTGTCTCACCCGACATGAGAGCCTGCCAGAGGATACTGAAGACCCAACATATGTATTGCTTCTCGAGGAAACAGTGCCTCCTCCATCGCTGGCGGGCGACAATAACGCCGAGAAATTTCGATTAGTGGTCGACTTTTTCAGCAACCTCTGA
- the SSN8 gene encoding RNA polymerase II holoenzyme cyclin-like subunit (BUSCO:EOG09262K8C; EggNog:ENOG503NY2B; COG:K), with amino-acid sequence MAANYWESTQRRYWQFTKEELAAMRQKLEDEDPNLVHMYPLPQLRHINIYLNQQFNRLAKRLGVRQQALATAQVYLKRFYTRVEIRRTNPYLLVATALYLACKMEECPQHIRLIVQEARGLWPETFHGQDTSKLGECEFFLISEMSSQLIVHQPYRTLTQLQGEFNLTPEESQAAWQAINDHYMTDLPLLYPPHIIGLTAILLAITCYNRQNAAGAANAAGNSGGLVMAANALAHAQAQSQARAAAMGGNSGPGTPNLTSQGSFAGGNFSSQGGRELGDGSNPTDPKIAKMQRFTNWLAESNIDIEGMIDCTQEIISFYDCHEQYEDLVVRDNIKRFIKARGLDK; translated from the exons ATGGCGGCCAATTACTGGGAATCGACCCAGCGGCGGTACTGGCAGTTTACCAAAGAGGAGCTGGCTGCGATGCGACagaagctcgaggatgaggaccCGAATCTTGTCCACATGTATCCCCTGCCGCAATTGCGTCACATTAATATCTACTTAAACCAAC AGTTCAACCGTCTTGCCAAGCGCCTCGGTGTACGTCAACAAGCACTGGCAACTGCTCAAGTCTACCTCAAACGATTCTACACCCGCGTCGAGATCCGCCGTACGAACCCCTACCTTCTCGTAGCCACCGCCCTTTACCTCGCCTGCAAAATGGAGGAATGCCCACAGCACATCCGGCTCATTGTCCAAGAAGCTAGAGGTCTATGGCCAGAAACCTTCCATGGTCAAGACACCTCGAAACTGGGCGAGTGCGAGTTCTTTCTCATCTCCGAGATGAGCTCCCAGTTGATCGTCCACCAGCCCTACCGCACACTGACCCAACTCCAAGGGGAATTCAATCTAACGCCAGAGGAGTCACAAGCGGCATGGCAGGCCATCAACGACCACTACATGAccgacctcccccttctATACCCACCGCACATCATCGGCCTCACAGCCATCTTGCTGGCGATAACATGTTACAATCGCCAAAACGCAGCTGGAGCGGCCAATGCCGCGGGGAACAGTGGAGGTTTGGTAATGGCGGCTAATGCTCTAGCACATGCCCAAGCACAATCACAAGCccgggcggcggcgatgggaGGCAACAGCGGACCGGGAACGCCAAACCTGACTTCTCAAGGGTCCTTCGCTGGGGGAAACTTCTCCTCTCAGGGGGGTAGAGAGCTCGGGGACGGGTCCAACCCCACTGACCCCAAGATTGCCAAAATGCAGCGGTTTACAAACTGGCTTGCGGAGAGCAATATCGATATTGAGGGGATGATTGACTGCACACAGGAGATCATCTCGTTTTATGACTGCCATGAGCAGTATGAGGATTTGGTTGTGAGGGATAATATTAAGAGGTTTATCAAGGCGAGGGGGCTTGATAAGTGA